One part of the Prunus persica cultivar Lovell chromosome G5, Prunus_persica_NCBIv2, whole genome shotgun sequence genome encodes these proteins:
- the LOC18775973 gene encoding uncharacterized protein LOC18775973 encodes MNSAARSVWNVFKRSSQGVDSVSHGHHHRQEQWRGIRVKVLNGNLESALTFMQRKMQSSGIERMIKHEQTHHIKNSEKRVLARKNLERRIKSQDLARKLKVILSKKVRGL; translated from the exons ATGAACTCGGCGGCTCGGAGTGTGTGGAACGTTTTCAAACGGTCGAGTCAGGGCGTCGACTCAGTGAGCCACGGGCACCATCATCGTCAAGAACAATGGAGAGGGATTCGGGTGAAGGTCTTGAACGGGAACCTGGAGTCGGCGCTGACGTTTATGCAGAGGAAGATGCAGTCCAGTGGGATCGAACGGATGATAAAGCACGAGCAAACCCACCACATCAAGAACTCTGAGAAACGCGTCTTGGCTCGCAAGAACCTCGAGCGTAGAATCAAATCTCAGGACCTCGCTCGCAAGCTCAAGGTCATCCTCTCCAAGAAAGTCAg AGGCCTGTGA
- the LOC18776449 gene encoding vacuolar protein sorting-associated protein 55 homolog, whose protein sequence is MADLPGYMRACLHTGKLAALAILVSGGIVLQILACALYNNWWPMLTIIMYVLLPMPLLFFVGSDSSVLSESDNGWVNATKFLTGASAIGSIAIPAILKHAGVIGWGAMAMELASFFVFVLAIMCYIRTSDEDSYSAI, encoded by the exons ATGGCAGATTTACCAGGCTATATGCGTGCCTGCTTGCATACTGGGAAACTTGCTGCCTTGGCAATTTTGGTCTCTGGAGGGATTGTATTGCAAATTTTG GCATGTGCTTTGTACAATAATTGGTGGCCGATGCTTACTA TAATAATGTATGTGCTTCTTCCCATGCCATTGCTGTTCTTTGTGGGATCTGATTCTTCTGTACTTTCAGAATCTGATAATGG ATGGGTTAATGCAACCAAGTTCCTGACTGGAGCTTCAGCTATTGGCAGCATTGCAATACCTGCTATCTTAAAGCATGCTGGTGTTATTGGTTGGGGAGCCATGGCAATGGAGCTCGCGTCCTTTTTCGTATTTGTACTGGCAATCATGTGTTACATTCGAACGAGTGATGAAGACAGCTACAGTGCAATCTGA
- the LOC18777600 gene encoding uncharacterized protein LOC18777600 isoform X2, with protein MSSTSKKRPKPKPKRSPESSLSSIASTLEPSQNFFPSKEEFSRLTVALAIAASVALTLNFLSSTLINPHSKPFCDSSLDSLDFLPDSCEPCPSNGQCFQGKMECLQGFKKRGKLCIEDGDINETAKKLAERVEIRLCGALAQFLCYGTETIWVEENDIWNDLDKRELLEHVPDNAIYMYTKERTMETVNRMLDTRTSSRGVKELKCPDMLAEHYKPFSCRIRQWISEHALLILRVCALLVGSTFILWKLHRRRCLSTRVDELYQQVCEVLEEKAFMSKSVNSECEPWVVASRLRDRLLLPKERKDPVLWKKDSNHDLF; from the exons ATGTCTTCAACTTCGAAGAAGCGCCCGAAACCCAAACCAAAGCGGAGCCCTGAGTCCTCTCTTTCTTCCATTGCATCAACATTGGAACCATCCCAGAATTTCTTTCCCTCAAAAGAAGAGTTCTCGAGGCTCACAGTAGCGCTGGCCATCGCAGCTTCGGTCGCTTTGACTCTCAATTTCTTGTCCTCCACTCTCATCAACCCCCACTCCAAGCCCTTCTGTGATAGCTCCCTGGACTCCCTGGACTTCCTCCCGG ATTCTTGTGAGCCTTGCCCAAGTAATGGACAATGTTTTCAAGGCAAGATGGAATGTCTTCAAGGATTTAAGAAGCGTGGGAAGTTATGCATAGAAGATGGAGATATCAATGAAACAGCTAAGAAACTT GCAGAAAGGGTAGAAATTCGTCTTTGTGGGGCACTTGCTCAATTTTTGTGCTATGGAACTGAAACAATTTGG GTTGAAGAAAATGATATATGGAATGATTTAGATAAGCGCGAGCTGCTGGAACATGTCCCAGATAATGCCATTTATATGTATACAAAAGAAAGGACAATGGAGACTGTCAATAGAATGTTGGATACGAGGACAAGTTCTCGTGG GGTCAAAGAGTTGAAGTGTCCTGACATGCTAGCTGAACATTACAAACCTTTTTCATGTCGCATTCGTCAATGGATCTCTGAGCATGCGTTACTTATTTTGCGAGTTTGTGCATTG CTTGTGGGATCAACGTTCATACTTTGGAAACTCCACCGAAGACGGTGTCTATCAACTAGAGTTGATGAGCTTTACCAACAG GTTTGTGAAGTGCTTGAGGAGAAGGCCTTCATGTCAAAGAGTGTGAATAGTGAATGTGAACCATGGGTTGTTGCCTCTCGGTTGCGAGATCGTCTTCTTTTGCCAAAGGAGAGGAAAGACCCTGTATTGTGGAAGAAG
- the LOC18777787 gene encoding iron-sulfur assembly protein IscA-like 2, mitochondrial: protein MAPRSLILHRLTPFFAARIRQNQRLLSSSFYSSSAVEEASSSSSSSSPSLDAVVMTDTCVQRMKQLQASEAEGKMLRLSVETGGCSGFQYVFDLDDKTHPDDRVFEKEGVKLVVDNVSYDFVKGATVDYVEELIRSAFQVTTNPSAVGGCSCKSSFMVK from the exons atggcTCCAAGATCTCTGATTCTTCACCGACTCACGCCCTTCTTTGCAGCTCGAATCAGGCAGAACCAGAGGCTTCTAAGCTCTTCTTTCTATTCGTCTTCTGCTGTAGAAGAagcctcttcttcatcttcatcttcatctccgTCCCTCGATGCTGTTGTGATGACTGATACATGTGTTCAA AGAATGAAGCAGCTGCAAGCCAGTGAAGCAGAGGGAAAGATGCTTCGCTTGAGTGTAGAAACTGGTGGATGTTCTGGGTTCCAATATGTTTTTGATCTGGATGACAAAACCCACCCAGATGACAG AGTATTTGAGAAAGAAGGAGTAAAGTTGGTGGTCGACAATGTTTCATATGATTTTGTGAAAGGGGCAACTGTTGATTATGTTGAGGAGCTGATCCGTTCTGCTTTCCAA GTGACTACAAATCCAAGTGCAGTAGGTGGGTGCAGTTGTAAAAGTTCCTTCATGGTCAAATGA
- the LOC18776849 gene encoding eukaryotic translation initiation factor 3 subunit B isoform X2, with protein sequence MEDIQAKAEELRLQLSSFHFNSAAPPPNQDLYNNNTENNFGDGQEVFYDDDGLLFNIGFGNVIVVDNLPIVKAEMAQQLESEIRRVFSEVGVIKEDGFSMPLNPLNQKTLGRCFIEFSSRQEAELARVKRDGYNFNTQALSVTLYDDLDRFIDITDVGTTPETNPSACLSCLSTPPFYIQNRSLPTSMAHGTFRYCIPSYG encoded by the exons ATGGAAGATATCCAGGCCAAGGCCGAGGAGCTCCGTCTCCAACTCTCCTCCTTCCACTTCAACTCTGCAGCTCCACCTCCTAACCAAGacttatataataataatactgaGAACAATTTTGG TGATGGCCAAGAAGTGTTCTACGACGACGACGGTTTGCTTTTCAATATTGGGTTCGGAAATGTGATCGTTGTTGATAACCTTCCGATTGTGAAGGCGGAGATGGCCCAGCAGCTCGAAAGCGAAATCCGACGAGTGTTTAGTGAAGTTGGTGTTAttaaagaagatgggtttTCGATGCCTCTTAATCCCCTGAACCAGAAAACCTTGGGTCGTTGTTTTATAGAGTTCAGTTCTCGTCAG GAAGCTGAACTTGCTAGGGTCAAGAGAGATGGATACAATTTCAATACACAAGCGCTGTCAGTAACCCTGTATGATGACTTGGACAGGTTCATTGATATCACTGATGTGGGGACAACACCAGAAACTAATCCATCCGCTTGTTTG TCTTGTCTATCAACTCCACCTTTCTATATTCAAAACCGAAGTCTGCCTACTTCTATGGCACATGGCACATTTAGATATTGTATACCTTCATATGGATAA
- the LOC18776849 gene encoding eukaryotic translation initiation factor 3 subunit B isoform X4, with protein MEDIQAKAEELRLQLSSFHFNSAAPPPNQDLYNNNTENNFGDGQEVFYDDDGLLFNIGFGNVIVVDNLPIVKAEMAQQLESEIRRVFSEVGVIKEDGFSMPLNPLNQKTLGRCFIEFSSRQEAELARVKRDGYNFNTQALSVTLYDDLDRFIDITDVGTTPETNPSACLG; from the exons ATGGAAGATATCCAGGCCAAGGCCGAGGAGCTCCGTCTCCAACTCTCCTCCTTCCACTTCAACTCTGCAGCTCCACCTCCTAACCAAGacttatataataataatactgaGAACAATTTTGG TGATGGCCAAGAAGTGTTCTACGACGACGACGGTTTGCTTTTCAATATTGGGTTCGGAAATGTGATCGTTGTTGATAACCTTCCGATTGTGAAGGCGGAGATGGCCCAGCAGCTCGAAAGCGAAATCCGACGAGTGTTTAGTGAAGTTGGTGTTAttaaagaagatgggtttTCGATGCCTCTTAATCCCCTGAACCAGAAAACCTTGGGTCGTTGTTTTATAGAGTTCAGTTCTCGTCAG GAAGCTGAACTTGCTAGGGTCAAGAGAGATGGATACAATTTCAATACACAAGCGCTGTCAGTAACCCTGTATGATGACTTGGACAGGTTCATTGATATCACTGATGTGGGGACAACACCAGAAACTAATCCATCCGCTTGTTTG GGGTAG
- the LOC18776849 gene encoding probable RNA polymerase II transcription factor B subunit 1-3 isoform X1: MSWCMQLVKRANYKATVRDPGALGVLTMTENKFVFSPNVHMSTAAKPALDVEFKQITCLKNTKEGGDRPPWLRLSEKDKTYIFEFASFRDLHVCREFAANALAKRGEAAIPPCSSDEQICTAEIMHRMKLLQESSELHKLHMQYVMSGVLTEAEFWAARNQFGDVDSRPKPKQRVGFRNSMIMDTKPMTDGRTNKVTFSLTAEIKYQIFALKPAVQQAFLALVPSKTTEKNFWTKYFRAEYLRSTGNAAAAEAEAADDEELAMFLKEDEVLAREARRKLRRVDPTLDMEADQGDDYTHLPDHGIFFRDEVYSRRSTLSQDLNRQGAVVLQGRSIVEVDESGVQGGFGRIARTTEMEDLQEPHHLHVAQLLCMKDPGDYFDTQQANNAVKTEEAYGSLRQSISKIKSIGLGNSTVAAEIALTIFNATSF, from the coding sequence ATGTCGTGGTGTATGCAACTGGTGAAGCGTGCTAATTACAAGGCTACAGTGAGAGATCCTGGGGCTCTTGGGGTTTTAACTATGACGGAGAACAAGTTTGTGTTCAGCCCAAACGTTCACATGTCCACCGCCGCGAAACCGGCGCTCGATGTGGAGTTCAAACAAATTACATGTCTCAAAAACACTAAGGAGGGAGGAGATAGACCACCTTGGCTTCGTCTCAGTGAGAAGGACAAAACTTACATCTTTGAGTTTGCAAGTTTTCGTGATCTTCATGTATGCCGAGAGTTTGCAGCCAATGCGCTTGCTAAGCGTGGAGAAGCTGCAATACCTCCTTGTTCTTCTGATGAACAAATCTGTACAGCAGAAATAATGCACCGTATGAAGTTATTACAAGAAAGCAGTGAGTTGCACAAACTTCATATGCAGTATGTAATGAGTGGTGTCCTAACTGAAGCTGAGTTCTGGGCAGCTAGGAACCAGTTTGGTGATGTAGATAGCCGTCCAAAGCCAAAGCAACGGGTTGGTTTCAGAAACTCAATGATAATGGACACCAAACCCATGACGGATGGCCGGACAAACAAGGTTACTTTTAGTTTGACTGCAGAGATTAAGTATCAGATTTTTGCCCTGAAACCAGCTGTTCAGCAGGCATTTCTTGCTCTGGTTCCCAGTAAGACTACGGAAAAAAACTTTTGGACGAAGTATTTCCGAGCTGAATACCTCCGAAGCACAGGAAATGCTGCTGCAGCTGAAGCAGAAGCCGCCGATGATGAGGAACTGGCAATGTTTTTGAAGGAGGATGAGGTATTGGCAAGGGAAGCTCGTCGAAAGCTTCGACGGGTTGATCCAACTTTGGACATGGAAGCTGACCAAGGAGATGATTATACGCACCTTCCAGATCATGGGATATTCTTTCGGGATGAGGTGTACAGCAGGAGAAGTACTTTATCACAAGACCTTAACCGGCAAGGTGCTGTTGTTCTTCAAGGAAGAAGCATCGTCGAAGTTGATGAGAGTGGTGTGCAGGGGGGATTTGGTAGGATTGCTCGGACGACTGAGATGGAGGATCTTCAAGAACCTCACCATCTTCATGTTGCTCAATTATTATGCATGAAGGATCCTGGAGACTACTTTGACACGCAACAAGCTAATAATGCAGTTAAAACTGAGGAAGCATACGGCTCCTTGAGGCAGTCTATATCTAAAATCAAGAGCATTGGATTGGGAAATTCCACAGTTGCAGCAGAAATTGCTCTTACGATTTTTAATGCAACATCATTTTAG
- the LOC18776849 gene encoding eukaryotic translation initiation factor 3 subunit B isoform X3, with product MEDIQAKAEELRLQLSSFHFNSAAPPPNQDLYNNNTENNFGDGQEVFYDDDGLLFNIGFGNVIVVDNLPIVKAEMAQQLESEIRRVFSEVGVIKEDGFSMPLNPLNQKTLGRCFIEFSSRQEAELARVKRDGYNFNTQALSVTLYDDLDRFIDITDVGTTPETNPSACLSSRYSVLTQPLERGR from the exons ATGGAAGATATCCAGGCCAAGGCCGAGGAGCTCCGTCTCCAACTCTCCTCCTTCCACTTCAACTCTGCAGCTCCACCTCCTAACCAAGacttatataataataatactgaGAACAATTTTGG TGATGGCCAAGAAGTGTTCTACGACGACGACGGTTTGCTTTTCAATATTGGGTTCGGAAATGTGATCGTTGTTGATAACCTTCCGATTGTGAAGGCGGAGATGGCCCAGCAGCTCGAAAGCGAAATCCGACGAGTGTTTAGTGAAGTTGGTGTTAttaaagaagatgggtttTCGATGCCTCTTAATCCCCTGAACCAGAAAACCTTGGGTCGTTGTTTTATAGAGTTCAGTTCTCGTCAG GAAGCTGAACTTGCTAGGGTCAAGAGAGATGGATACAATTTCAATACACAAGCGCTGTCAGTAACCCTGTATGATGACTTGGACAGGTTCATTGATATCACTGATGTGGGGACAACACCAGAAACTAATCCATCCGCTTGTTTG TCCTCAAGGTATTCAGTCCTTACACAGCCCCTTgaaagaggaagatga
- the LOC18777826 gene encoding uncharacterized protein LOC18777826: MGLLSWWKGKDPKPETKPNPAPKPVEAPGMNGAVEVPRPANITVFEFGSVAASADNVTLAGYCPVSEDLEPCRWEILPASGSDAPQFRVVF, encoded by the coding sequence ATGGGTCTGCTCTCATGGTGGAAAGGCAAAGACCCCAAACCCGAAACCAAGCCCAACCCTGCTCCGAAACCCGTCGAGGCTCCGGGCATGAACGGCGCCGTTGAGGTGCCTCGACCCGCCAACATCACAGTCTTTGAATTCGGGTCGGTCGCCGCTTCCGCCGACAATGTCACTCTCGCCGGATACTGCCCCGTTTCCGAAGACCTCGAGCCCTGCCGCTGGGAGATCCTCCCCGCCAGTGGCTCCGACGCACCCCAGTTTCGCGTGGTGTTCTGA
- the LOC18777806 gene encoding phosphoacetylglucosamine mutase — protein sequence MNEDQRLLFLSSSSHFPPPQGVKLSYGTSGFRADASILQSTVYRVGILAALRALKTQSVIGLMITASHNEVSDNGVKVADPSGGMLSQDWEPFADTLANARHPQHLVELIAEFVQKENITLDGAKSVEILLARDTRPSGEFLLEAAKQGIGSIIGAVALDMGILTTPQLHWMVRARNGGVKASETDYFKQLSSSFRCLVDLSPSGTHANNVDDKLVVDGANGVGGEKLEILKTMLNGLAIEVRNSGKEGGVLNEGVGADYVQKEKVVPFSFGSQDIGLRCASLDGDADRLVYFVVPSTSSNKIELVDGDKILSLFAIFIKEQLSILNKEIDVKAKNGYQCHLGIVQTAYANGASTDYLKQLGLEVTFTPTGVKYLHEKAAGYDIGIYFEANGHGTILFSEQFLCWLKARTTELSAIAKGSEQHKAALRLLAVSELINQAVGDALSGVLLVEAILKHMGWSIQRWNELYQDLPSRQLKVKVVDRSAVVTANAETVAVTPPGIQEAINAETAKHLRGRCFIRPSGTEDVIRVYAEASSQDAADNLAHSVAKLVDQFLGFGSS from the exons ATGAATGAAGACCAACGCTTACTCTTCCTCAGCTCCTCTTCTCACTTCCCACCTCCACAAG GAGTGAAGCTATCGTATGGAACGTCTGGGTTCAGAGCGGATGCGTCCATCCTCCAATCGACGGTTTACAGGGTAGGAATTCTAGCGGCTCTAAGGGCCCTCAAGACCCAATCTGTGATCGGGCTGATGATCACAGCCTCTCACAACGAGGTCTCTGATAATGGAGTCAAAGTTGCTGACCCGAGTGGTGGAATGCTTTCTCAAGATTGGGAACCCTTCGCTGATACCCTCGCCAATGCTCGTCATCCCCAACATCTTGTTGAG TTGATAGCTGAATTtgttcaaaaagaaaacatcacACTTGATGGCGCAAAATCAGTGGAGATTTTGCTGGCAAGAGATACAAGGCCCAGCGGAGAATTTTTGCTTGAAGCTGCTAAACAG GGAATCGGTTCGATTATTGGAGCAGTTGCCCTTGACATGGGAATTTTAACTACTCCACAGCTACATTGGATGGTTCGTGCTAGAAATGGGGGTGTGAAAGCATCGGAAACTGATTACTTCAAGCAGCTTTCAAGCTCATTCAG GTGCTTGGTGGATTTGAGTCCTAGTGGAACTCATGCCAACAATGTGGATGACAAGTTGGTTGTGGATGGGGCAAATGGTGTTGGTGGAGAAAAACTCGAAATATTGAAGACAATGTTGAATGGTTTGGCTATTGAGGTTCGGAACTCTGGAAAAGAAGGAGGTGTACTCAATGAAGGAGTTGGTGCTGATTATGTGCAAAAAGAGAAGGTTGTTCCCTTTAGTTTTGGTTCACAGGATATTGGGTTAAG GTGTGCTAGTTTGGATGGTGATGCTGATCGGCTTGTATATTTTGTTGTGCCATCTACAAGTAGTAACAAGATTGAACTCGTTGATGGGGACAAGATTTTGTCCTTGTTTGCTATATTCATCAAGGAGCAACTAAGCATTTTGAATAAGGAAATAGATGTTAAGGCAAAAAATGGTTATCAATGTCACCTTGGTATTGTGCAAACAGCTTATGCAAATGGAGCATCCACCGATTATCTCAAACAGTTAGGGTTAGAAGTCACATTTACTCCTACAGGGGTAAAATATCTGCACGAGAAAGCTGCGGGGTATGATATCGGGATTTACTTTGAGGCAAATGGCCATGGCACCATCTTGTTCTCAGAACAGTTTTTATGCTGGTTAAAGGCCAGGACTACTGAGCTTTCTGCTATAGCTAAAG GTTCAGAACAGCATAAGGCTGCTTTGAGACTATTGGCGGTTAGCGAATTGATTAACCAGGCTGTTGGGGATGCATTGAGTGGGGTGCTCTTGGTGGAGGCAATTCTGAAACATATGGGATGGTCAATACAGAGATGGAATGAGCTTTATCAGGATCTACCCAGTAGGCAGCTAAAG GTCAAAGTTGTGGACCGAAGTGCTGTTGTTACAGCAAATGCAGAAACCGTGGCTGTGACACCCCCTGGCATTCAAGAAGCCATCAACGCTGAAACTG CTAAACACCTTAGAGGCCGATGTTTTATACGACCATCGGGAACAGAAGATGTTATACGTGTATATGCAGAGGCATCCTCACAGGATGCAGCAGATAACCTAGCCCACTCTGTGGCAAAACTAGTAGACCAGTTCCTTGGGTTTGGCAGCTCCTAA